Proteins encoded in a region of the Verrucomicrobiia bacterium genome:
- a CDS encoding zinc ribbon domain-containing protein, whose amino-acid sequence MPTYQYECAKCGEVLEIFQSMKDNALEVCPKDKCAQARWGRGRIRRQVGAGAGLIFKGSGFYITDYRSEGYKSAAKKESESAKPAAETKKADASPASTPAPKPAPKTPAASA is encoded by the coding sequence GAAGTGCTCGAGATCTTCCAGTCCATGAAGGACAACGCCCTCGAAGTCTGCCCCAAGGACAAATGCGCCCAGGCCCGTTGGGGACGCGGCAGGATCCGCCGCCAGGTGGGCGCCGGAGCCGGCCTCATCTTCAAGGGATCCGGCTTCTACATCACCGACTACCGCAGCGAAGGCTACAAGTCCGCTGCCAAAAAGGAGTCCGAATCCGCCAAGCCCGCCGCCGAAACCAAAAAGGCCGACGCTTCCCCGGCTTCCACCCCCGCCCCCAAACCCGCCCCCAAGACCCCCGCCGCCTCCGCCTGA
- a CDS encoding KamA family radical SAM protein translates to MSVASPRVSAEEPPPASCSTPGSASRIPLAANRLTAFQSHGRGPWTHIPDRDWNDWRWQLKNRITDLDRLESLLPGLTPSERAGAILARTRLAMAITPYFFNLIDPDHPDCPIRRQVVPRLEETTRASWELADPCGEDAHSPVPGLVHRYPDRVLFLVTDRCAAYCRYCTRSRLVSNAAGYDFHPDFDRQIDYIAQHPEIRDVLLSGGDPLLLSDDKLESLLARLRAIPHLEFLRLGTRIPVFLPQRITPELTAMLRRFHPLFISIHSNHPAELTLEVREALARLADAGIPLGNQSVLLRHVNDSLPVMKAHLHKLLMCRVRPYYLYQCDLIEGSSHLRASVRRGIEIMQGLRGHTSGYAIPQFVIDAPGGGGKVPINPDYILSHNRDRIVIRNFEGRVFEYPESPDGSPIPPQSHPATVPSPIHADPVADLAR, encoded by the coding sequence ATGTCTGTCGCTTCGCCTCGGGTTTCCGCGGAAGAGCCCCCTCCAGCCTCCTGCTCCACGCCCGGTTCCGCCTCCAGGATCCCCCTCGCGGCCAACCGCCTCACCGCCTTCCAATCCCACGGTCGCGGACCCTGGACCCACATCCCGGACCGCGACTGGAACGACTGGCGATGGCAGCTCAAGAACCGCATCACCGACCTCGACCGCCTCGAGTCCCTCCTCCCCGGACTCACCCCTTCCGAACGGGCCGGCGCCATCCTCGCCCGCACCAGGCTGGCCATGGCCATCACGCCCTACTTCTTCAACCTCATCGACCCCGACCATCCCGACTGCCCCATCCGCCGCCAGGTCGTCCCCCGCCTCGAAGAAACCACCCGCGCCTCCTGGGAACTCGCCGACCCCTGCGGGGAAGACGCCCACTCCCCCGTTCCCGGTCTCGTCCATCGCTACCCCGACCGCGTCCTCTTCCTCGTCACCGACCGCTGCGCCGCCTACTGCCGCTACTGCACCCGCTCCCGCCTGGTGAGCAACGCCGCCGGCTACGATTTCCATCCCGATTTCGACCGCCAGATCGACTACATCGCCCAACACCCCGAAATCCGCGATGTCCTCCTCAGCGGCGGCGATCCCCTCCTCCTCTCCGACGACAAACTCGAATCCCTCCTCGCCCGCCTCCGCGCCATCCCCCACCTCGAATTCCTCCGCCTCGGCACCCGTATCCCCGTCTTCCTCCCCCAGCGCATCACCCCGGAGCTCACCGCCATGCTCCGCCGCTTCCATCCCCTCTTCATCAGCATCCATTCCAATCACCCCGCCGAACTCACCCTCGAAGTCCGCGAAGCCCTCGCCCGCCTCGCCGATGCCGGCATCCCCCTCGGCAACCAGTCCGTCCTCCTCCGCCACGTCAACGACTCCCTCCCCGTCATGAAGGCGCACCTGCACAAACTCCTCATGTGCCGCGTCCGCCCCTACTACCTCTACCAGTGCGACCTCATCGAAGGTTCCTCCCACCTCCGTGCCAGCGTCCGTCGCGGCATCGAGATCATGCAGGGCCTCCGCGGTCACACCTCCGGCTACGCAATCCCCCAGTTCGTCATCGATGCCCCCGGCGGTGGCGGCAAAGTCCCCATCAATCCCGACTACATCCTCAGCCACAACCGCGACCGCATCGTCATCCGCAACTTCGAAGGCCGCGTCTTCGAATACCCCGAGTCCCCCGACGGCTCCCCCATCCCACCCCAGTCCCATCCCGCCACCGTCCCGTCCCCCATCCACGCGGATCCGGTGGCGGACCTCGCCCGCTGA
- the nth gene encoding endonuclease III: MPRESLAARRSRTLALIERLRSTYPDAHCELDYSNPLELLVATILSAQCSDKQVNLVTAELFRRYRSAADYAAAPLPDLENALRRLGLFRNKARHIQAACQALVNHHDGRVPDSMDALVRLDGVGRKTANVVLGNAFHQASGIVVDTHVARLARRLSLSNASQPEAIEHDLSALVPRQHWILFSHWLIWHGRRRCAARRPDCPRCELADLCPSSTGPTPDRPPPRPDRTD, encoded by the coding sequence ATGCCCCGCGAATCCCTCGCCGCAAGGCGCTCGCGCACCCTCGCCCTCATCGAACGCCTCCGCTCCACCTACCCCGACGCCCATTGCGAACTCGACTACTCCAATCCCCTCGAACTCCTCGTCGCCACCATCCTCTCCGCCCAGTGCTCCGATAAACAGGTCAACCTCGTCACCGCCGAGCTCTTCCGTCGCTACCGCTCCGCCGCCGACTACGCCGCCGCGCCCCTCCCCGATCTCGAAAACGCCCTCCGCCGCCTCGGCCTCTTCCGCAACAAGGCCCGCCATATCCAGGCCGCCTGCCAGGCCCTCGTGAACCATCACGACGGCCGCGTCCCCGATTCCATGGACGCCCTCGTCCGTCTCGACGGCGTCGGACGCAAAACCGCCAACGTCGTCCTTGGCAACGCCTTCCACCAAGCCTCCGGAATCGTCGTCGATACCCACGTCGCCCGTCTCGCCCGCCGCCTCTCCCTCTCCAACGCCTCCCAACCCGAAGCCATCGAGCACGACCTCTCCGCCCTCGTGCCCCGCCAGCACTGGATCCTCTTCAGCCACTGGCTCATCTGGCACGGACGCCGCCGCTGCGCCGCCCGCCGCCCCGACTGCCCCCGCTGCGAACTCGCCGACCTGTGTCCCTCAAGCACCGGGCCCACGCCGGACCGCCCCCCCCCGCGACCGGACAGGACGGACTGA
- a CDS encoding bile acid:sodium symporter family protein, with translation MPRCLAIAANAFPLWVLLGGLLALWHPPWFVWFRPFIVPGLAVIMLGMGLTLRVSDFRRALRMPRTVAVGLAAQFTVMPLLGWTLAHTLQLERDFAVGLILVACCPGGTASNVVTYLARANVALSVLMTMASTFGAILMTPLLTRSLAGTLVPVPALKLFLDTVQVVLLPVLAGIALHHRFPRLTRAVLPAAPIVSVLTIAMICAAIIGLNAGSLRNSGGRLLLAVSLLHAGGFALGYVVGRLARYDTLVRRTLSIEVGMQNSGLGVVLADNFRNPVTGIALAAVPCAISATVHSVLGSLLAGLWRLRPPPRPPA, from the coding sequence ATGCCCCGTTGCCTCGCCATCGCAGCCAACGCCTTCCCCCTCTGGGTTCTGCTGGGAGGACTCCTCGCACTCTGGCACCCGCCCTGGTTCGTCTGGTTCCGGCCCTTCATCGTCCCCGGACTGGCCGTCATCATGCTCGGCATGGGCCTCACCCTCCGTGTGTCCGACTTCCGTCGCGCCCTGCGCATGCCCCGCACTGTGGCGGTGGGGCTTGCCGCTCAGTTCACCGTCATGCCCCTCCTCGGCTGGACCCTCGCCCACACCCTGCAACTCGAGCGCGACTTTGCCGTCGGCCTCATTCTCGTTGCCTGCTGCCCCGGCGGCACCGCCTCCAACGTCGTCACCTACCTCGCCCGGGCCAATGTCGCCCTCTCCGTCCTCATGACCATGGCCTCGACCTTCGGCGCCATCCTCATGACCCCCCTCCTCACCCGGTCCCTCGCCGGCACCCTCGTCCCCGTCCCGGCCCTCAAGCTCTTCCTCGACACCGTCCAGGTCGTCCTCCTCCCCGTCCTCGCCGGCATCGCCCTCCATCACCGGTTCCCCCGTCTCACCCGCGCCGTCCTTCCCGCCGCCCCCATCGTCTCCGTCCTCACCATTGCCATGATCTGCGCTGCCATCATCGGATTGAACGCCGGATCCCTCCGAAACAGCGGCGGCCGCCTCCTGCTCGCCGTCTCCCTCCTCCACGCCGGCGGCTTCGCCCTCGGTTACGTGGTCGGACGCCTCGCCCGGTACGACACCCTCGTCCGGCGCACCCTCTCCATCGAGGTGGGCATGCAGAACTCCGGACTCGGCGTCGTGCTCGCCGATAATTTCCGCAACCCGGTCACCGGCATCGCCCTCGCTGCAGTGCCTTGCGCCATCTCCGCCACCGTCCATTCCGTCCTCGGCAGCCTTCTCGCCGGCCTCTGGCGCCTGCGCCCTCCGCCCAGACCCCCCGCCTGA
- a CDS encoding ferritin-like protein — translation MIHIDPAVFQVVTRPDGLHTALQAAIRLEHATLPPYLYALYSLDADRNPAIAGIIASVAVEEMLHLSLACNILNALGGTPSLDDPDFIPTYPGPLPGSIGDGLVVPLEPFSLALVKNVFMQIEEPEEPLEFPTTALAAAAPRTIGAFYRAIQQRIRAGGDALFAPPPRNQVTEGLPGLMAVTNAASAIAAIELIVEQGEGTATSPLDPEGDYAHYYRFAEIFHGRRLRPNPQAGPGTPPDQRFLYDGDPVPFDPDGVRPVPANPKAASYPPGSAARHACDTFNYTYTNLLKSLHATFNGQPQSLRAAIGLMFSMRQQALDLMSGTNLGGTAVGPSFEYQPTLPS, via the coding sequence ATGATCCACATCGACCCCGCCGTCTTCCAGGTCGTCACCCGCCCCGACGGCCTCCACACCGCCCTCCAGGCCGCCATCCGGCTCGAACACGCCACCCTCCCCCCGTACCTCTATGCCCTCTACTCCCTCGATGCCGACCGCAACCCGGCCATCGCCGGCATCATCGCTTCCGTGGCGGTCGAGGAAATGCTCCACCTCTCCCTCGCCTGCAACATCCTCAACGCCCTCGGTGGTACACCCTCCCTCGATGACCCCGACTTCATCCCCACCTACCCGGGCCCCCTCCCCGGCTCCATCGGAGACGGACTGGTCGTCCCCCTCGAACCCTTCTCCCTCGCCCTCGTGAAAAACGTCTTCATGCAGATCGAGGAACCCGAGGAACCGCTCGAATTCCCCACCACCGCCCTCGCCGCCGCCGCGCCCCGCACGATCGGCGCCTTCTATCGCGCCATCCAGCAACGGATCCGTGCCGGAGGCGACGCCCTCTTCGCACCGCCCCCGCGAAACCAGGTGACCGAAGGACTGCCAGGTCTCATGGCCGTCACCAACGCCGCCTCCGCCATCGCCGCCATCGAACTGATCGTCGAGCAGGGCGAGGGTACCGCCACCTCACCCCTCGACCCGGAAGGCGACTACGCCCACTACTACCGCTTCGCCGAAATCTTCCACGGACGCCGGCTCCGTCCCAATCCCCAGGCCGGACCGGGCACCCCTCCGGATCAACGGTTCCTCTACGACGGAGACCCCGTCCCCTTCGATCCCGACGGCGTCCGCCCGGTCCCCGCCAACCCGAAAGCCGCCTCCTACCCCCCCGGCAGCGCCGCCCGCCACGCCTGCGACACCTTCAACTACACCTACACCAACCTCCTCAAATCACTCCACGCCACCTTCAACGGCCAGCCGCAATCCCTCCGCGCCGCCATCGGCCTCATGTTCTCCATGCGCCAGCAGGCCCTTGACCTGATGTCCGGCACCAACCTCGGCGGCACCGCCGTCGGCCCCTCCTTCGAGTACCAGCCCACGCTCCCGTCCTGA